A stretch of DNA from Brevibacterium sp. CBA3109:
CGGTGGGCCTTTGCTGTTCCGGCGAGCTTCAGCTGCGGATGCGGCGAATGAGCCGCCAGATCCTCACGATCACTGCAATGGCGATGAGCACCATGGCCACCCAGAACACGATGTCTGCGGGCCCGGCCCAGAAGACATCGGATCGCCTCACCGGGTCTACGGCGCTCGCACCCGCCTCGTTCCTATCTGCGCCGGCAGCAGTGTCCGACTGACTCGTCAGCCATTTGAGTGCGAACCAGAAGAGCAGCAGAGCCACCCCGCAGGCTGCGAATACCCAGGGCGTGCGATACCAGGGACGTCGAGAGCTCACGCCGACTCGTCGGCTGTCGCCGCATCCACTCCGCCAGCAACCCCAGCAACCTCCGATGCCTCGTCAGACGTGGCCCTGAGCTGGACGAAGTACAGTGCGGTCTCACCGAAGCTCTTCGAGCGAAAGACCTCAAGGGCAGCTGGCATCGTCGGCTCAGGCGCTCGTGATGCTCGCTCGACGACGACGATGGATTCCATGTCGAGGAGCCTGGAGAGCCTGCCCAGGATCTGGGTCACGGCGTCCTCCCCCAGCGGGTAGGGCGGATCCATGAACACCAGGTCGAAGATGCGGCCCTCATCCTCATCGCGAACGGTTCGAGTCTCCAGCACCTGACCGTCCTGAACCTCGTCGAGCCCGCCACCGTGGGCCGATCCCCCCATATGGTCTTCGGGTTGCCGCTGCAGCGAAGCATGCTGTCGGGGACCATGCTGAGAGCTGAGGAACGATACGACGTCCGAGGAGTGGATCCGGGTCGAGTGGTCGATTCCGAGCTTCTGGGCATTCGCCTCGACGGCTCGGGCCGAAGCACTGGCCGAATCAACGAAATCGACTTCGGCCGCGCCGCGTGACATGGCCTCGAAGCCGAGTCCGCCGGAGCCGGCGAAGAGATCGAGGACGTTCGCCGCTTTGAGCACCCCATACCCGTCGAGCATGGAGAAGAGGGATTCCTTGACCCTGTCCGAGGTCGGGCGGGTATTCGACCCACCCGGTGCGACGAGTCTGGATCCTTTGAACGCACCAGCGATGATTCTCATTGCTCGTCCTTCCATTCGTAGTGCGGTCTCAAGCCACCGTCACTCATCTCAGCTCGCCTCGATGAAGTGAGCCGATTCGGCAGGCAGGACTCTGTTGATGAAGGTTCGCAGAGCCGGCAGCGAACCCAGCTCGGGGTCGACGGCGATGATCTTCTCTGCGATGGTTCTCGCCTCTTCGACGATCGGGGCATCGCGCAGAATCGACAGGTGCTTCAGCGACGATCCTCCCCACTGTGAGGCGCCGAGCACATCACCCTCTCCCCGAGTGCCGAGATCATACTCGGCCAGAGCAAAGCCGTCGAGAGTACCTGCAACTTCGCTCAGTCGCTCGAAGCTCTCATCGGACTCGGACACCTGGGTGAGCAGGAAGCACAGTGCCGCACTGCCGTCTCGCCCGACGCGTCCGCGCAGCTGGTGGAGCTGAGCGACACCGAAACGCTCCGCCTCGAAGATGACCATCATGGTCGCTCGGGGCACGTCGACTCCCACCTCGACGACTGTCGTGGAGACCAGGATGTCGGTCTCACCGGAGACGAACGCGGCCATCGTCCGGTCCTTCTCCGCCGGCGACATCCGTCCATGGAGCAGCTCGATCGAACGGGATCGGAGCTCGTCGGCGGCCCGGAGCTTGTCCCTCAGGTCCTCAATTCCCTCTCTGCTGCCGATCACCTCGCCCGTTTCGGGATCTTCGATGTCGGAGGGGTCGATGCGTGGGAAGACCACGAAGACGCCTCGATCGTCCTCGGCCGCATTGTCGATGAGCTGGAGGACGCGGCCCAACCACCGAGGGTGGTCCCCCAATGACACCGCGTGGGTGGTGATGTCCTTGGTGCCGGCGGGCATCTCGTCGAGGGTGGAGACGTCGAGATCGGCGAAGACCGTCATCGCCACGGTCCGCGGGATCGGCGTCGCAGACATCACGAGGGTGTGCGGGACCTTGAGTCCGGCTTTCGCCCGCAGTGCCTCACGCTGTTCGACGCCGAAGCGATGCTGCTCGTCGACGACGATGAGGCCCAGTTTGTCGAACATCGTCGTATCCGACATCAGGGCATGCGTGCCGACGACGATGTCGATCTGACCGGTGGCGAGGTCGAGTGCGAGTTGTTTGCGTTCTCGGGCCGGCATCGACCCCGTCATCAGCGCCACCCGCACCTGATCATCACCTGAGAGCAGAGGGCTCAGCGCCATCTGATCGCCGAGGAGGCTCTCGATGGAGCGGAAATGCTGAGTCGCGAGCACCTCTGTGGGAGCGAGCATCGCGGCCTGCGCCTGCGAATCGACGGCAGTGAGCATCGCCCGCAGGGCCACGACGGTCTTGCCGGAGCCGACGTCGCCGTGGAGCAGGCGGTGCATCGCCGAACGCCTGCCCATGTCTGCTTCGATCTCTTCTCCGACCCGCAGCTGAGAGGCGGTGAGGTAGAAGGGCAGACTCTCATCGAACCGTTGGCTTCGGGCTCCGACATTGAGCAGAGGGGTGGCCTCGAGCTGCTCGTAGTCGGCCTTGCGGGAGACGAATTCCGCTTGCAGGGCGAGCGCCTCTTCCCATTTCCAACGCTGTTTGGCCTTCTCCGTCGCCGCTGCTGACCTCGGTCGATGCATATCGTTGAATGCGGTGCGCAGGTCTGGCAGGTCGAGGTTCTCGCGCATAGCGCTCGGCAGCGGGTCGTCGAACTCTGCCGGGTCAGCAACGTCGAGGAGGACCTTGATGGCCTTCCACAGGCGCGTCTGTGCGATGCCTTTGACCCGTGAGTAGACGGGGAACGGGGAGTTGAGGTCCTCCGGGGTCCACTTCTCATCGTGTTCGTCCCGGTTGAGCCAGGTGGGCGAGTTCAAGGTCAGCTGCCCACGGTATTCCTCGACCTTGCCTGCGAAGACGACGGTGAGTCCGGGCACCAGCTGATTGTCCAGCCAGCGCTGATTGAAGAAGGCGATCTTCATCGACTGCTGTCCGTCGTGGACGATCACGTCGGTGATGGTCCCGCGACGCTTCTGCATGCGCCGGGTGTCCACGGAGATGACCTCGGCCTGGAGGATCGCGGTCTCTCCCAAAGGGAGCCCACCCAGGGGCGTCTTCTCCCCCGGGACGAGGAATCTGCGCGGGAAGAAGCGGAAGAGGTCCGCCACCGAGGTGATCCCCCGCTTCTTCAGGGCACCCCGGTCTCGTGCGGTGAAGTAGTCGTCGAGGCGGGCGCTCATTCGACTCCCATGATGAGCAGTGTTGCCCGGTCCCTCGAGTCGATGTCCTGGAATCTCACCTGGGAGTGGGATTTGCGGATCCAGTCCCGCAGGTGCGAGAGGACATCGGGGGCGCAGCCGGGACCATGAACGACGGTCAGAAGCTCTCCTCCGGCGCCCAGCAGCCGGTCGGCGAGCTTCTCGACCAGGGTCGTCAGTTCGGTGCTCTGGGTCTTGACCTTCCCATCGATGAAGACGCGGTAGAACTGTGAAGGGTGGGAGCTTCTCGAATCATCGATGACCGGAAGTGCGCCGGTAGGAGGATTGAGCGCCAACTGCTCGGCCGAGACGATGGTGCCCACGCGGGTTCCGGCCGCGGCTTCGGTCATATCGGCGACGATCTCCCCCGCCGGGGCGAATGGGTCGTAGACAGCGAGTGCCGACAACAAGGTGGCGACATTGCGGGAGCGGAGCACTTGTGCCCCGGTGACCTGCCCCAACGATTTGAGGACGGTGGTGGAGCTGGGGACGACGAGGACTTCGCGTTCCTCTTCGGCGATGATGTCCTTGGTCATTCGCACCGTGTCACCGGCATCCGGTGTCAGTGCCGTCGCCCCATTGAGCGCGCAGTGCATGAGCAGTCCGGTGCCCGAGGCGATGGCCACGAGGTGGGTCTCGCCCTCTTCCTCATGCAGACGCAGGTCTTCCATGTCCAGGCGGGCGATGCCGTAGTCGGCGAGGTGGTCAAGGACGGTCACGGCGGTGGCCTCGTCAGCGACATGGACGTGGACCTTGGTGCCATTGATGACGATCGATGTTCCACCGAGGGCATCGAGCGCCTCGGCGAGGGTCGAAGCCGGGTTCGTGGCCAGTATTGCCACGATCTCGAGCTCATCGGCACTGGCCTGATGGACGATCCGCGGTGACCTGGTGACCTCGACGAGCATCGAATCCTGCGGGGTCCGGCCGGTGACCGTGGCGTAGAGGAGGTCGAAGAGTTCGACGATGCCCGTCGAGCCGGCGTCGACAACCTCGGCTTCGCGGAGCACAGGCAGCTGTCCGGTGGTCTCGCGCAGTGCCGACCGGGAGCGCATGCGCACTGCAGAGATAAGTTCGATGAGGTTCGCCCCGTCGGCGGCCTTCTCCCGCGCCTCGGTGGCCATGGCGTCGAGGACCGTGAGCATGGTGCCGTCGACAGGCCGGGCCACGGACTGCCGGGCCCTTGCGGAGGCGAGTTCGAGGGCTGCGGCCATGGCTTCGGGCGTCGCCACGGTCACGCCGTCCAAGGCATCGGCGACACCTTGGAGCGCGACGGCGAGGATGAGTCCGGAGTTTCCGCGAGCACCACGACCTGCTCCCTCGGCGAGCGCGGCGACGACGT
This window harbors:
- a CDS encoding RsmD family RNA methyltransferase: MRIIAGAFKGSRLVAPGGSNTRPTSDRVKESLFSMLDGYGVLKAANVLDLFAGSGGLGFEAMSRGAAEVDFVDSASASARAVEANAQKLGIDHSTRIHSSDVVSFLSSQHGPRQHASLQRQPEDHMGGSAHGGGLDEVQDGQVLETRTVRDEDEGRIFDLVFMDPPYPLGEDAVTQILGRLSRLLDMESIVVVERASRAPEPTMPAALEVFRSKSFGETALYFVQLRATSDEASEVAGVAGGVDAATADESA
- a CDS encoding ATP-dependent DNA helicase RecG; its protein translation is MSARLDDYFTARDRGALKKRGITSVADLFRFFPRRFLVPGEKTPLGGLPLGETAILQAEVISVDTRRMQKRRGTITDVIVHDGQQSMKIAFFNQRWLDNQLVPGLTVVFAGKVEEYRGQLTLNSPTWLNRDEHDEKWTPEDLNSPFPVYSRVKGIAQTRLWKAIKVLLDVADPAEFDDPLPSAMRENLDLPDLRTAFNDMHRPRSAAATEKAKQRWKWEEALALQAEFVSRKADYEQLEATPLLNVGARSQRFDESLPFYLTASQLRVGEEIEADMGRRSAMHRLLHGDVGSGKTVVALRAMLTAVDSQAQAAMLAPTEVLATQHFRSIESLLGDQMALSPLLSGDDQVRVALMTGSMPARERKQLALDLATGQIDIVVGTHALMSDTTMFDKLGLIVVDEQHRFGVEQREALRAKAGLKVPHTLVMSATPIPRTVAMTVFADLDVSTLDEMPAGTKDITTHAVSLGDHPRWLGRVLQLIDNAAEDDRGVFVVFPRIDPSDIEDPETGEVIGSREGIEDLRDKLRAADELRSRSIELLHGRMSPAEKDRTMAAFVSGETDILVSTTVVEVGVDVPRATMMVIFEAERFGVAQLHQLRGRVGRDGSAALCFLLTQVSESDESFERLSEVAGTLDGFALAEYDLGTRGEGDVLGASQWGGSSLKHLSILRDAPIVEEARTIAEKIIAVDPELGSLPALRTFINRVLPAESAHFIEAS
- a CDS encoding DAK2 domain-containing protein: MSGPNQAIGLNGRLAARWARRAVDRLRKERVEIDELNVFPVPDGDTGTNMYHTLRSAYLAVEELTGPVTLPHVVAALAEGAGRGARGNSGLILAVALQGVADALDGVTVATPEAMAAALELASARARQSVARPVDGTMLTVLDAMATEAREKAADGANLIELISAVRMRSRSALRETTGQLPVLREAEVVDAGSTGIVELFDLLYATVTGRTPQDSMLVEVTRSPRIVHQASADELEIVAILATNPASTLAEALDALGGTSIVINGTKVHVHVADEATAVTVLDHLADYGIARLDMEDLRLHEEEGETHLVAIASGTGLLMHCALNGATALTPDAGDTVRMTKDIIAEEEREVLVVPSSTTVLKSLGQVTGAQVLRSRNVATLLSALAVYDPFAPAGEIVADMTEAAAGTRVGTIVSAEQLALNPPTGALPVIDDSRSSHPSQFYRVFIDGKVKTQSTELTTLVEKLADRLLGAGGELLTVVHGPGCAPDVLSHLRDWIRKSHSQVRFQDIDSRDRATLLIMGVE